One Pseudomonas tolaasii NCPPB 2192 genomic window carries:
- the ggt gene encoding gamma-glutamyltransferase has protein sequence MNGVQRVFSISRRQLSMIAAALALAGCHPPVNEQPPAPEPGSGYRTDLTTRHAERHMAAAANPLAAEAGREMLRQGGSAIDAAIAMQAVLTLVEPQSSGIGGGAFIMLWDGKTVHAYDGRETAPAGATERLFLKANGTPMAFPEAQIGGRSVGTPGVLRALEMAHKQTGHLQWAKLFEPAIRLAEQGFAISPRLHALIAADRFIPQSPDMAAYFLKADGSPKATGTLLKNPALAAVFKRIAKEGPDALYHGPIADEIARKVQDHRNAGSLSQADLKGYTAKERTPLCTDYKQWKVCGMPPPSSGGIAVAQILGTLQALETRDPALAIAPMLPVNSPSPAGLEPTPEAVHLLAEAGRLAFADRGLYVADADFVPVPVAGLVAPDYLARRAALIGERSMGIAKPGTPAGIQVAYAPDRSPLRISTSQVVAVDDLGGAVSMTTTVEAAFGSHLMVQGFLLNNQMTDFSFIPEENGQPVANRVEPGKRPRSAMAPTLVFDRKSGELLATVGSPGGSQIIEYVSKSLVAMLDWKLDPQAAINLPNFGSRNGATELEAGLFSPALKQALRDKGHALSEIDMTSGIQAIVRTRDAQGKASLSGGADPRREGAAVGD, from the coding sequence ATGAACGGAGTTCAGCGCGTGTTTTCGATTTCCCGCCGTCAACTGTCGATGATTGCCGCAGCCCTCGCCCTGGCTGGCTGTCACCCCCCCGTCAACGAACAGCCTCCGGCGCCGGAACCGGGCTCGGGTTATCGCACTGACCTCACCACCCGGCACGCCGAGCGCCACATGGCCGCTGCCGCTAACCCGCTGGCGGCCGAAGCCGGGCGCGAGATGTTGCGTCAGGGCGGCTCGGCCATTGACGCCGCCATTGCCATGCAGGCCGTGTTGACCCTGGTGGAGCCGCAGTCTTCCGGCATTGGTGGCGGCGCGTTCATCATGCTGTGGGACGGGAAAACCGTGCACGCCTACGACGGCCGCGAAACCGCGCCTGCCGGTGCCACCGAGCGCTTGTTCCTGAAAGCCAACGGCACCCCGATGGCGTTTCCCGAGGCGCAGATCGGCGGGCGCTCGGTCGGCACGCCGGGGGTTTTGCGCGCGCTGGAAATGGCGCACAAGCAAACCGGGCACCTGCAGTGGGCCAAGCTGTTCGAGCCGGCCATTCGCCTGGCAGAACAAGGCTTCGCTATTTCCCCGCGCTTGCATGCCCTGATCGCAGCTGACCGCTTCATTCCCCAATCGCCGGACATGGCCGCCTATTTCCTGAAGGCCGACGGCTCGCCAAAAGCCACCGGCACACTGCTGAAAAATCCGGCGCTGGCGGCGGTGTTCAAGCGCATCGCCAAGGAGGGCCCCGACGCGCTGTACCACGGGCCGATTGCCGATGAGATCGCGCGCAAGGTGCAGGACCATCGCAATGCGGGCAGCCTGTCCCAGGCCGACCTCAAGGGCTACACCGCCAAGGAGCGCACGCCGCTGTGCACCGACTACAAACAATGGAAGGTGTGTGGCATGCCGCCGCCGTCGTCGGGCGGGATTGCCGTTGCGCAGATCCTCGGCACATTGCAGGCGCTGGAAACGCGCGATCCGGCGCTGGCCATTGCACCGATGCTGCCGGTGAACAGCCCGTCACCTGCCGGACTTGAACCCACGCCCGAAGCCGTGCACCTGCTCGCCGAGGCCGGGCGACTGGCGTTCGCCGACCGGGGCCTGTACGTGGCCGACGCGGACTTCGTACCCGTACCGGTCGCAGGCCTCGTCGCCCCGGACTACCTGGCCAGGCGCGCCGCACTGATCGGCGAGCGCAGCATGGGCATTGCCAAGCCGGGTACGCCTGCAGGCATTCAGGTGGCCTATGCGCCGGACCGCTCGCCGTTGCGTATCTCCACCTCGCAAGTGGTCGCGGTGGATGACCTGGGTGGCGCCGTGTCGATGACCACCACGGTCGAGGCAGCGTTTGGCTCCCACCTCATGGTTCAGGGTTTTTTGCTGAACAACCAGATGACCGACTTTTCGTTCATCCCCGAAGAAAACGGCCAGCCTGTGGCCAATCGCGTTGAGCCGGGCAAACGCCCGCGTTCGGCCATGGCGCCAACCCTGGTGTTCGACCGTAAAAGCGGCGAGCTGCTGGCGACCGTCGGTTCGCCAGGCGGCTCGCAGATTATCGAATACGTGAGCAAATCCCTGGTGGCGATGCTCGACTGGAAACTCGACCCGCAAGCCGCCATCAACCTGCCCAACTTCGGCAGCCGCAATGGCGCTACCGAACTGGAAGCGGGCTTGTTCAGCCCGGCGCTGAAGCAGGCGCTCAGGGACAAAGGCCACGCGCTGAGTGAAATCGATATGACCAGCGGCATCCAGGCCATCGTGCGCACGCGAGATGCCCAGGGCAAAGCGTCGCTCAGTGGCGGCGCTGACCCTCGGCGCGAAGGCGCG
- a CDS encoding PhzF family phenazine biosynthesis protein: protein MKLDIYQVDAFSSHAFGGNPAAVCPLTEWLTDEQLQNIAAENNLSETAYFVPRGDVYELRWFTPEVEVDLCGHATLAAAWVLIHKLPGAPQVLRFATRSGELRVTRNGDELAMDFPAKHPERCEPPAGMLSALGIEHAEVYATDDYIVWVEDEAQIAALTPDFARLKGLPKRGIAVTARSTRFDFVTRWFGPNVGVNEDPVTGSAHTSLAPFWAERLGKLQLTAEQGGKRRGQLRCELKGDRVIISGTAVLYLQGTIYL, encoded by the coding sequence GTGAAACTGGATATCTACCAAGTCGACGCGTTCAGCAGTCATGCCTTCGGCGGCAACCCGGCCGCGGTATGCCCGCTCACCGAATGGCTGACCGATGAGCAGCTGCAAAATATCGCCGCGGAAAACAACCTCTCGGAAACCGCTTACTTTGTACCCCGTGGCGATGTTTACGAGCTGCGCTGGTTTACTCCGGAAGTCGAAGTCGACCTGTGCGGCCACGCCACGCTGGCGGCGGCATGGGTGCTGATTCACAAGCTGCCGGGTGCGCCGCAAGTGTTGCGCTTTGCCACGCGCAGCGGCGAGCTTCGGGTGACGCGCAACGGTGATGAACTGGCGATGGATTTCCCGGCCAAACACCCTGAACGTTGCGAGCCGCCGGCCGGAATGCTGAGTGCACTGGGCATCGAACACGCCGAGGTGTATGCCACCGACGATTACATTGTATGGGTCGAGGATGAAGCTCAAATCGCCGCCTTGACGCCGGACTTCGCCCGCCTCAAAGGCCTGCCGAAGCGCGGAATCGCGGTGACGGCCAGAAGCACACGTTTTGATTTTGTCACCCGGTGGTTCGGACCGAACGTGGGCGTCAACGAAGACCCGGTCACGGGCTCGGCCCACACCTCGCTGGCGCCCTTTTGGGCCGAACGCCTGGGCAAGTTGCAGCTCACCGCCGAGCAAGGCGGCAAGCGCCGCGGGCAACTGCGTTGCGAGCTCAAGGGCGACCGCGTGATCATTTCGGGCACCGCGGTACTTTACCTGCAAGGCACGATTTACCTGTAA